AGATCCCAGCATACTTATTTAAAGCCTAACGGAATGCGTGACTCAAGTGCCTAATTACTCCTCTATTTGTATTTTAAGACTCTCTGCTATTGGTGATGTATGTCATGCGGTTAGTGCTGTTCAAGCAATTCAAAAAGCGCATCCTAATGCAAAAATAACCTGGGTAATGGGTAAAGTAGAGGCTATGTTACTTGCTGACTTACCAGGCGTAGAGCTGGTAATTTTTGATAAAAAAGAAGGAAAGGCTGCGCTCAAAAAATTAAAAAACACCTTTAAAGGTAAGCAGTTTCACGTACTTCTTAATATGCAGGTGGCACTAAGAGCAGGCTTTGTTGCACGCTGTATACCAGCAAAAGTAAAATTAGGGTTTGATTGGGCGCGCTCAAAAGAGCTACACAGCTTATTTATAAATAAACGCATAGCAGCGCAAAAAGAGGCTCATGTATTAGAGGGGTTTAAAGGCTTTGCTAATGCAATTGGCGTAGATAATTATACGCCTACTTGGCAGATGCCATACAGCGCACAAGATCAAAGCAGAGCAGATGAGTTATTAGGGCAAGAGTATTTAGCTAACAAGCTATTTGTTATATCGCCCGCTGCAAGTAAAGCTCAGCGTAATTGGTTGCCTGAACGCTATGCAGCACTTGCTGATTACGCGCACAAACAAGGTTTTAACGTTGCTTTAACGGGCGGTCCTACAAAGCTTGAAATTAACTTAGCGAACAATATTATTAAACATAGCAACAGCCCTATTTTAAATTTAGTTGGCAAAACTAAACTTAAAGAGCTGTTGTGTGTATTAAAACGTGCTGATTTAGTACTCGCCCCCGACACCGGACCTGCACACATGGCAGTAACCGTTGGCACGCCAGTAATTGGCTTGTATGCACACTCAAATCCGGCTCGCACAGGCCCTTATTTATACCAAAACTACGTAGTTGAGGTTTACCATCAAAACTTACTTAAGCAAACCGGTAAAACGGCGCAGCAAGTGCCGTGGGGCACCCGAGTAAAAGGCGATGATTTAATGAGCCAAATAACCATAGATAGCGTTAAAGCAATGTTCGACCATGTTGTACAAATAGAGGGCATTGAATGAGTGTGAAATTACATAAAGCGCTTTTTTTAGACCGCGATGGCGTGGTAAATGTTGACCATGGCTATGTATATCAAAGTGACAAATTTGAATTTATTAATGGCATTTTTAATACTTGTAAAACATTTTACGACGCAGGCTATAAAGTTATAGTAGTTACAAACCAATCTGGTATTGGTCGTGGTTACTACACCGAAGCTGATTTTTTAGCGCTTACTCAGTGGATGAAAACGCAATTTAGTAACCATAATATTGAAATTGCCGATGTTTATTTTTGCCCGCACCATCCTAACAAGGCGTTGCCCGAGTATTTAAAGCAATGTGATTGCAGAAAACCAGCACCAGGTATGTTATTGCAAGGTATAAAGGAGCATAACATCGACCCTAAGCAAAGTATTATGGTTGGTGATAAGCTTAGTGATATGCAAGCTGCGCAAAAAGCCGGTATTACAACTCGAGTGTTAGTTCGCTCGGGGCAAAGCCTTGACGAGAGCGCAAAGCAACATGCTGATTTAGTGATTGATTCAATAGATGATTTAACTGAGCCCTTAGCGTTATAAAAACACGCTTTTTTAAAGCCTATAAACTGGCACATATTCCTGACATTATGCGCGCTTGCGACGAACTACAAACCGTGCATTTTTCTCGTTAAACTTTTACAATACACACCATCATAAACAGTGGCATAAACG
The sequence above is drawn from the Pseudoalteromonas espejiana DSM 9414 genome and encodes:
- a CDS encoding glycosyltransferase family 9 protein, which gives rise to MTQVPNYSSICILRLSAIGDVCHAVSAVQAIQKAHPNAKITWVMGKVEAMLLADLPGVELVIFDKKEGKAALKKLKNTFKGKQFHVLLNMQVALRAGFVARCIPAKVKLGFDWARSKELHSLFINKRIAAQKEAHVLEGFKGFANAIGVDNYTPTWQMPYSAQDQSRADELLGQEYLANKLFVISPAASKAQRNWLPERYAALADYAHKQGFNVALTGGPTKLEINLANNIIKHSNSPILNLVGKTKLKELLCVLKRADLVLAPDTGPAHMAVTVGTPVIGLYAHSNPARTGPYLYQNYVVEVYHQNLLKQTGKTAQQVPWGTRVKGDDLMSQITIDSVKAMFDHVVQIEGIE
- the gmhB gene encoding D-glycero-beta-D-manno-heptose 1,7-bisphosphate 7-phosphatase, encoding MSVKLHKALFLDRDGVVNVDHGYVYQSDKFEFINGIFNTCKTFYDAGYKVIVVTNQSGIGRGYYTEADFLALTQWMKTQFSNHNIEIADVYFCPHHPNKALPEYLKQCDCRKPAPGMLLQGIKEHNIDPKQSIMVGDKLSDMQAAQKAGITTRVLVRSGQSLDESAKQHADLVIDSIDDLTEPLAL